A genome region from Rhodanobacter thiooxydans includes the following:
- a CDS encoding ribose-phosphate diphosphokinase gives MNRVLIPFPANAALAATIAPTLRARLAPLAWRHFPDGESLVALDDDLQGADVVLLASLHDPDSLALPLRFAAQTAREFGARSVGLVAPYLGYMRQDTRFHRGEAISARLFARFLEEAFDWLVTVDPHLHRYPRLDALYRIPVRQVSATPAVAGWIAREVPDAMLIGPDSESEQWVAGIAAQAHLPYQVLSKERHGDYDVRVSLPDATAANGRTPVLVDDIVSSGHTLLETLKHLQRLGLPAPVLVAIHPVFAGDAYARLQSAGLVRIVSTDTIAHASNTIPMGDALAVAVSELMARGLTQGAP, from the coding sequence ATGAACCGGGTACTGATCCCCTTCCCCGCCAATGCCGCGCTGGCAGCCACCATCGCGCCGACGCTGCGGGCGCGCCTCGCGCCGCTGGCCTGGCGCCACTTTCCGGATGGCGAGTCGCTGGTCGCGCTCGATGACGACCTGCAGGGCGCCGACGTCGTCCTCCTCGCCAGCCTGCACGATCCGGATTCTCTTGCCCTGCCGCTGCGTTTCGCCGCGCAAACCGCCCGTGAATTCGGCGCGCGCTCGGTCGGACTGGTTGCCCCCTACCTGGGATACATGCGCCAGGACACCCGCTTCCACCGTGGCGAGGCCATCAGCGCGCGGCTGTTCGCGCGTTTCCTTGAGGAAGCCTTCGACTGGCTGGTGACGGTCGATCCCCATCTGCACCGGTATCCGCGACTCGACGCGCTATACCGGATTCCCGTCCGCCAAGTTTCGGCCACGCCGGCCGTGGCAGGCTGGATCGCGCGGGAGGTGCCCGATGCCATGCTGATCGGGCCGGACAGTGAGAGCGAACAATGGGTGGCGGGCATCGCCGCACAGGCCCACCTGCCTTACCAGGTGCTCAGCAAGGAGCGGCATGGCGACTACGACGTACGCGTCAGCCTGCCCGATGCCACTGCCGCGAACGGCCGCACGCCGGTGCTGGTGGACGACATCGTTTCGTCGGGCCATACCCTCCTGGAAACGCTCAAGCACCTACAGCGGCTGGGACTGCCAGCGCCGGTGCTGGTCGCCATCCATCCGGTGTTCGCGGGCGACGCCTATGCGCGGTTACAGTCCGCGGGCCTGGTGCGCATCGTCAGCACCGACACCATCGCGCACGCATCCAATACCATTCCCATGGGCGACGCGCTGGCAGTAGCGGTGTCCGAGCTGATGGCGCGGGGTCTGACCCAGGGGGCTCCATGA
- a CDS encoding ABC1 kinase family protein yields MQIAWAGLGLAWDALRWRRRAPERLPECVRVTLTRLGTTFIKLGQGLSLRWDLLPAAYREALSHLHSDVPPFPSSQAAAAIDAAFGQPLSSLFSEFDPNPLAAASVAQIHRARLHDGREVVVKITRPGIQAQVHADLRLLRRTARIAQVVWPPLRRQRPVELVDELSQFMHAEIDMRHEAQNMRRMAPVLDPLPDVTLPHVIEPFAAREVLVQEMSHGQRLEAYYRTPQAPALAIALLDAYLHQLFIAGVFHADPHPGNLFVLDDGRLCFHDFGSIGVLDPGARLALGSLVEAVVANDGADVLDAAIALGFFGPHIERRDHEREIHLILSELVGRPLAQWSVAEAIWRVARIGHGASFRLPAHLLVLMRTLFLVENTLRALDPQFDMLGTLARRAPEIATAIDDASHTGQRPLAAQFARTARQLPQLAADLLRQAQLNGGRPAFTIHHRGLVSTQEAIGRTGNRLALALVTLGLYVSGSLLTLHGDGPRMFGHLPVLSVIAFVAAAVLSLRLIIGISRSGHL; encoded by the coding sequence ATGCAGATCGCGTGGGCCGGCCTCGGCCTGGCCTGGGATGCGCTGCGTTGGCGGCGTCGCGCACCGGAGCGCTTGCCGGAATGCGTTCGCGTGACGCTCACTCGCCTGGGCACGACCTTCATCAAGCTCGGCCAGGGGTTGAGCCTGCGCTGGGATCTACTCCCCGCGGCCTATCGCGAAGCGCTGTCGCACCTGCACAGCGACGTGCCCCCGTTCCCATCGTCGCAGGCCGCCGCAGCGATCGATGCCGCATTCGGACAGCCACTGTCGTCCCTGTTCTCGGAATTTGATCCGAACCCGCTCGCCGCCGCCTCGGTCGCGCAAATCCATCGCGCGCGCCTGCACGATGGCCGTGAGGTCGTGGTCAAGATCACCCGCCCAGGAATCCAGGCCCAGGTTCATGCCGACCTACGCCTGCTCAGGCGCACGGCTCGCATCGCCCAGGTCGTCTGGCCGCCGCTGCGACGCCAGCGTCCGGTGGAGCTGGTCGACGAGCTCTCGCAGTTCATGCACGCCGAAATCGACATGCGCCACGAGGCGCAGAACATGCGGCGCATGGCGCCCGTGCTCGACCCGTTACCCGACGTCACCTTGCCCCACGTCATCGAGCCCTTCGCCGCGCGCGAGGTGCTGGTGCAGGAAATGAGTCACGGACAGCGGTTGGAAGCCTACTACAGGACGCCGCAGGCGCCTGCGCTCGCCATTGCGCTTCTCGACGCCTATCTCCACCAGTTGTTCATCGCAGGCGTGTTCCACGCCGACCCACATCCGGGCAACCTCTTCGTGCTCGACGACGGCCGCCTGTGTTTCCATGACTTTGGTTCAATTGGCGTGCTTGATCCGGGCGCACGGCTCGCTCTCGGCAGCCTGGTGGAGGCGGTCGTCGCCAATGACGGCGCCGATGTGCTCGATGCGGCCATCGCATTGGGATTCTTCGGTCCCCACATCGAACGGCGCGATCATGAGCGTGAAATCCACCTGATCCTTTCAGAATTGGTCGGTCGGCCGCTCGCCCAATGGTCGGTGGCCGAGGCGATCTGGCGCGTCGCGCGGATCGGCCATGGCGCGAGCTTCCGCCTGCCCGCCCATCTGCTGGTGCTCATGCGCACGCTGTTCCTCGTCGAGAACACGCTGCGCGCGCTGGATCCACAATTCGACATGCTCGGCACGCTGGCGCGTCGCGCGCCGGAGATCGCGACTGCCATCGACGACGCCAGCCACACGGGCCAGCGTCCACTCGCAGCGCAGTTTGCACGCACGGCACGGCAATTGCCGCAACTGGCAGCCGACTTGCTGCGCCAGGCGCAACTCAATGGCGGACGGCCCGCATTCACCATCCACCACCGCGGCTTGGTATCCACACAGGAAGCGATCGGCCGCACCGGTAATCGGCTCGCACTGGCGCTGGTCACGCTGGGTCTGTACGTAAGTGGTTCACTGCTGACGCTCCATGGCGACGGCCCGCGGATGTTCGGCCACCTGCCAGTGCTCTCCGTCATCGCTTTCGTAGCTGCCGCCGTGCTGTCGTTGCGCCTGATCATCGGTATCAGCCGCTCGGGACACCTGTGA
- a CDS encoding MFS transporter encodes MTQGQSTLVGRHATVVASAATALAYGLVLPVLPVLIARLADIDAAPLTGRLMAVYSLAVIVSAPLWGWLCSGMGAVRVLRVGLIGQIGALAFYTLPPTLASLITARALQGLFAGAVLPALLAQASQVALDEADRSQRFADVVRGGLLGGLFGPGLGGVLASDSQLQLPALAGLAALAVATAVAWRIPSLPATAQVVVPRAVGHRGELLVWLALGALAAAAMSVYEVGLTTRGRLALGLTARDIGLMFSGCGVVMLLAQMMVFHRGHDPVRAFGWVAPAFAATAAGLAILAAVDRAWGTTAGIVLVAAGAGVLQPALTYWTSRTAGGGAEGMTLGLRTAVTTAGQALGSLAGGYAFTATATGRALLAIGLVLLGLASITTHRLRRRLVSVHDASIAPRSVPRNRHT; translated from the coding sequence GTGACGCAGGGACAGTCCACGCTGGTCGGGCGTCACGCCACGGTCGTGGCCAGCGCGGCGACGGCCTTGGCATACGGTTTGGTACTACCAGTGCTTCCGGTCCTGATCGCGCGTCTTGCCGATATCGATGCGGCACCGCTGACGGGGCGTCTCATGGCGGTCTACAGCCTGGCCGTGATCGTCAGCGCGCCGCTGTGGGGGTGGCTGTGCAGCGGCATGGGCGCAGTACGCGTGCTGCGTGTCGGATTGATCGGCCAGATCGGCGCCCTGGCTTTCTACACGCTGCCTCCGACGCTTGCCAGTCTGATCACTGCACGCGCACTGCAGGGTCTGTTTGCTGGCGCCGTCCTGCCGGCGCTGCTCGCACAGGCTTCGCAGGTGGCCCTGGACGAAGCGGACCGTTCCCAAAGGTTTGCGGATGTCGTGCGTGGCGGGCTGCTGGGCGGGCTGTTTGGCCCAGGCCTCGGCGGCGTCCTGGCGTCGGACTCGCAGCTGCAACTGCCGGCGCTGGCGGGTCTGGCCGCACTCGCCGTCGCTACGGCCGTCGCCTGGCGGATACCGAGCCTGCCGGCGACCGCACAAGTAGTGGTTCCCCGGGCGGTGGGTCACCGCGGTGAATTGCTCGTTTGGCTCGCGCTGGGAGCGCTTGCCGCGGCGGCCATGAGCGTCTACGAAGTCGGTCTCACCACGCGTGGGCGACTGGCCTTGGGGCTCACCGCGCGTGATATCGGACTGATGTTCAGTGGTTGCGGCGTAGTCATGCTGTTGGCGCAGATGATGGTGTTCCACCGCGGTCATGATCCGGTACGTGCCTTCGGCTGGGTCGCGCCCGCATTTGCCGCAACCGCCGCCGGGCTGGCGATCCTCGCCGCGGTCGACCGGGCATGGGGCACGACGGCGGGCATCGTGCTGGTCGCGGCCGGCGCGGGCGTACTGCAACCTGCACTCACCTACTGGACTTCACGCACGGCAGGGGGCGGCGCCGAAGGGATGACGCTCGGCCTGCGTACCGCCGTGACCACCGCGGGCCAGGCGCTGGGCAGTCTCGCCGGCGGCTATGCCTTCACGGCGACGGCCACCGGCCGTGCGCTACTCGCCATTGGGCTCGTCCTGCTCGGGCTCGCGTCGATCACGACGCATCGTCTACGCCGGCGGCTGGTCTCGGTGCATGACGCGTCGATTGCCCCGCGGTCGGTGCCCAGGAACCGGCACACATGA
- a CDS encoding DUF6629 family protein, with protein sequence MTRRLPRGRCPGTGTHDTRIDTKLVFPTLSRPWRAPPGAGEVRLDGDRLSALQPHDPRLFARLLAQGSLRLSEAYMDGWWDVPHVSGRLRRPALNHFQEPPRMCFSATASFTASAALAGIGLLGLRRVPDRRYRLLAWIPLLFAAQQFTEGLVWMSYPWAAPGLRGVATQVYSVFSHLLWPVYVPWAVRAIEPGTQRRRWLGLLAMGGLASAAFLAWGMVATPIHVAPVGGHLEYASPHFFLPLSLTLYLAATTLSLAISSRPLVQVFGLLAMISAAVAYAVYARWFISVWCFYAAAVSLIVYIALRHADAAERVTSTDG encoded by the coding sequence ATGACGCGTCGATTGCCCCGCGGTCGGTGCCCAGGAACCGGCACACATGACACACGCATCGACACCAAACTGGTCTTTCCAACGCTGTCGCGACCGTGGCGCGCCCCTCCTGGCGCGGGCGAGGTGCGTCTGGACGGGGATCGCCTCTCGGCCTTGCAGCCGCATGACCCGCGGCTGTTCGCGCGCTTGCTGGCGCAAGGCTCGCTCAGGCTCAGCGAAGCCTACATGGATGGTTGGTGGGACGTCCCCCACGTTTCCGGGCGGCTACGTCGCCCAGCGCTGAATCATTTCCAGGAACCGCCACGTATGTGCTTTTCGGCTACCGCCAGTTTCACCGCAAGCGCAGCGCTCGCCGGCATCGGGCTGCTCGGCCTGCGCCGCGTGCCCGACCGCCGCTACCGACTGCTCGCCTGGATCCCGTTGCTGTTCGCGGCGCAGCAATTCACGGAAGGTCTGGTCTGGATGAGCTATCCATGGGCGGCGCCAGGATTGCGTGGCGTGGCGACTCAGGTGTATTCGGTATTCTCGCACCTGCTGTGGCCGGTGTACGTGCCTTGGGCGGTCCGCGCCATCGAGCCCGGTACGCAGCGCCGCCGTTGGCTGGGGCTGCTCGCAATGGGTGGGCTCGCCAGCGCGGCCTTCCTGGCATGGGGCATGGTCGCCACACCGATCCATGTCGCGCCTGTCGGCGGGCACCTGGAATACGCCTCGCCGCACTTCTTCCTGCCGCTGTCATTGACGCTATACCTGGCGGCGACGACCTTGAGCCTGGCGATTTCCAGCCGTCCCCTCGTGCAGGTATTCGGCCTGCTCGCAATGATCTCGGCGGCAGTGGCCTACGCCGTCTACGCACGCTGGTTCATCTCCGTGTGGTGCTTTTACGCGGCGGCCGTCAGCCTGATCGTGTACATCGCCTTGCGGCATGCCGACGCTGCCGAACGAGTGACGAGTACCGACGGGTGA
- a CDS encoding cupredoxin domain-containing protein, which translates to MNRFLMLLGTVLLLAAGNVAASEPPEYTLVIKNHRYQPSEIRMPANTKVRIVVNNQDPTPEEFESTDFNREKLVLPNGSATVYVGPLRAGTYAFFGDFHQDTAQGRLIVE; encoded by the coding sequence ATGAATCGTTTTTTGATGCTGCTCGGGACCGTCCTGCTGCTGGCTGCCGGGAATGTGGCGGCAAGTGAACCGCCGGAATACACGCTGGTCATCAAGAACCATCGCTATCAACCGAGCGAGATCAGGATGCCAGCCAATACCAAGGTGCGCATCGTGGTGAACAACCAGGATCCGACGCCCGAGGAATTCGAGAGCACGGATTTCAACCGCGAAAAACTGGTTCTGCCCAACGGCAGTGCCACGGTTTACGTCGGTCCACTGCGTGCCGGTACCTATGCCTTTTTTGGCGACTTCCACCAGGACACGGCCCAGGGGCGCCTGATCGTGGAATAA
- a CDS encoding VOC family protein: MRTSASRRRIMGKSLFLRLLLVLGMMVGALPAGAATLYGDDYARVGVPDLPQAVAFFTDVLDCRPIESTAGRAVNGSLRPSRLLICDSGSIVELFDQRNVAAAPEQAGQTVRFVTDDLTHDGQWLRRQGVDVSGAPHRLTSGPLAGRLALDFVSPWGLHLQLLGSSVDGSAGGTLATTDIPSGGN, encoded by the coding sequence TTGCGCACCAGCGCATCGAGGCGTCGGATCATGGGCAAATCACTATTTTTGCGGCTGCTTCTTGTGCTCGGCATGATGGTCGGCGCGCTGCCTGCGGGTGCGGCCACGTTGTATGGCGACGACTACGCCAGGGTCGGCGTGCCGGACCTGCCACAGGCCGTGGCCTTTTTCACCGACGTGCTGGATTGTCGCCCGATCGAGTCGACTGCCGGCAGAGCCGTCAACGGCAGCTTGCGGCCATCGCGCCTGCTGATCTGTGACTCGGGCTCGATCGTCGAACTGTTCGATCAGCGGAACGTTGCCGCTGCCCCGGAACAGGCAGGCCAGACGGTGCGATTCGTGACGGACGACCTGACACACGACGGTCAATGGCTGCGCCGCCAGGGCGTCGACGTCAGCGGCGCGCCGCATCGGCTGACGTCCGGCCCGCTGGCCGGCCGGCTGGCGCTGGATTTCGTGTCGCCCTGGGGGTTGCACCTGCAATTGCTGGGCAGCAGCGTAGATGGCTCCGCCGGCGGCACCCTGGCGACGACCGACATCCCTTCCGGCGGCAACTGA
- the tadA gene encoding tRNA adenosine(34) deaminase TadA codes for MTEETPLGSSEFSAADEQFMRRALQLAAHARDAENEVPVGAVLVQGGEIVGLGWNRNITLHDPTAHAEIMAMRAAGEKVANHRLSGATLYVTLEPCVMCAMAMIHARLGRVVYAAADPKTGAAGSMFDTLVDARHNHRIEAVGGLLAEESAAMLREFFRARR; via the coding sequence ATGACTGAAGAAACGCCCCTTGGCTCAAGTGAATTCTCGGCTGCCGACGAGCAGTTCATGCGCCGGGCGCTGCAACTGGCGGCGCATGCGCGCGATGCCGAGAACGAGGTACCGGTGGGCGCCGTGCTGGTGCAGGGTGGGGAGATCGTCGGGCTGGGCTGGAACCGCAACATCACCCTGCATGATCCGACCGCCCACGCCGAGATCATGGCCATGCGCGCCGCCGGCGAGAAAGTGGCCAATCACCGTCTGTCCGGCGCCACGCTGTACGTCACGCTGGAGCCGTGTGTGATGTGCGCGATGGCCATGATCCACGCCCGCCTCGGCCGCGTGGTCTACGCCGCCGCCGACCCCAAGACCGGTGCGGCCGGCAGCATGTTCGACACCCTGGTGGACGCACGCCACAACCATCGCATCGAGGCGGTCGGAGGCCTGCTGGCCGAGGAATCCGCCGCGATGCTGCGCGAGTTTTTCCGCGCCCGTCGTTGA
- the guaA gene encoding glutamine-hydrolyzing GMP synthase — protein sequence MQSIHSDKILILDFGAQYTQLIARRVREFGVYCEIWAWDHDPAEIAAFGAKGIILSGGPESTTLKGAPKAPQEVFDSGLPILGICYGMQTLAAQLGGATEAADAREFGHASVDVVAPSRLFDGLTDHPGEHKLDVWMSHGDHVSKAPPGFAITGRTDRIPVAVMENEARRWYGVQFHPEVTHTKQGGALLKRFITEICGCATLWTAANIIDDQIARVRALVGDDHVLLGLSGGVDSSVVAALLHKAIGDRLTCVFVDTGLLRWQEGDQVMATMAAAADQHGMGVKVIRVNAAERYFKALEGVADPEAKRKIIGGLFVEIFDEESEKLIAAGGKVKWLAQGTIYPDVIESAGSKTGKAHVIKSHHNVGGLPAHMKLKLVEPLRELFKDEVRRIGVELGLPRAMVYRHPFPGPGLGVRILGEVKREYAELLTQADAIFIDELRKADLYDRTSQAFAVFLPVKSVGVVGDARAYEWVIALRAVETIDFMTAHWAHLPYEFLGKVSNRIINELRGVSRVVYDISGKPPATIEWE from the coding sequence ATGCAAAGCATCCACTCCGACAAGATCCTCATCCTCGACTTCGGCGCGCAATACACCCAGCTGATCGCACGGCGCGTGCGCGAGTTCGGCGTGTACTGCGAGATCTGGGCCTGGGACCACGACCCGGCCGAGATCGCCGCGTTCGGCGCGAAAGGCATCATCCTGTCCGGCGGCCCGGAATCCACCACGCTGAAAGGTGCGCCGAAGGCGCCGCAGGAAGTGTTTGATTCCGGCCTGCCGATCCTCGGTATCTGCTACGGCATGCAAACGTTGGCTGCGCAGCTGGGCGGCGCCACCGAGGCCGCCGATGCGCGCGAGTTCGGCCATGCCAGCGTGGACGTCGTGGCGCCCAGCCGCCTGTTCGACGGCCTCACCGATCATCCGGGCGAGCACAAGCTGGATGTATGGATGAGCCACGGCGACCACGTCTCGAAGGCGCCGCCGGGCTTCGCCATCACTGGCCGTACCGATCGCATCCCCGTTGCGGTGATGGAGAACGAGGCCAGGCGCTGGTACGGCGTGCAGTTCCACCCCGAAGTGACGCATACCAAACAGGGCGGGGCGCTGCTGAAGCGCTTCATCACCGAGATCTGCGGTTGCGCCACGTTGTGGACGGCGGCCAACATCATCGACGACCAGATCGCCCGCGTGCGCGCCCTGGTGGGCGATGACCACGTGCTGCTGGGCCTGTCCGGCGGCGTCGATTCCTCGGTGGTCGCCGCGCTGCTGCACAAGGCGATCGGCGACCGGCTGACCTGCGTGTTCGTCGATACCGGCCTGCTGCGCTGGCAGGAAGGCGACCAGGTGATGGCCACCATGGCTGCCGCCGCCGATCAGCATGGCATGGGCGTCAAGGTGATCCGCGTCAACGCCGCCGAGCGCTACTTCAAGGCGCTGGAGGGCGTGGCCGACCCGGAAGCCAAGCGCAAGATCATCGGCGGGCTGTTCGTGGAGATCTTCGACGAGGAGTCGGAGAAGCTGATTGCCGCCGGCGGCAAGGTGAAGTGGCTGGCGCAGGGCACGATCTACCCCGACGTGATCGAATCGGCCGGCAGCAAGACCGGCAAGGCCCACGTCATCAAGAGCCACCACAACGTCGGCGGCCTGCCGGCGCACATGAAGCTGAAACTGGTCGAGCCGCTGCGCGAGCTGTTCAAGGACGAGGTGCGCCGGATCGGTGTCGAACTCGGCCTGCCGCGCGCGATGGTCTATCGCCACCCGTTCCCCGGCCCGGGCCTCGGCGTGCGCATCCTGGGCGAGGTGAAGCGCGAATACGCGGAACTGCTGACCCAGGCCGACGCGATCTTCATCGACGAGCTGCGCAAGGCCGACCTGTACGACCGGACCAGCCAGGCGTTCGCGGTATTCCTGCCGGTGAAGTCGGTCGGCGTGGTGGGCGACGCGCGCGCCTACGAGTGGGTGATTGCGCTGCGTGCGGTGGAGACCATCGACTTCATGACCGCGCATTGGGCACACTTGCCCTATGAGTTTCTCGGCAAAGTTTCAAACAGAATAATCAATGAGTTGCGAGGTGTTTCTCGCGTAGTTTACGATATCAGCGGCAAGCCACCCGCCACGATTGAGTGGGAGTAG
- the guaB gene encoding IMP dehydrogenase gives MRILAEALTYDDVYLVPGHSVVLPRDVDTSTRFTRNLRLNIPIVSAAMDTVTEARLAITMAQQGGIGIIHKNMTAEQQAAEVRLVKKFEAGVIRSPITVGPDTSIREVLRLTHAHNISGVPVVEGSKLVGIVTSRDMRFERKPEDPVRNIMTRQDKLVTVKEGASQDEVLQLLHRHRIEKVLVVNDAFQLRGLITVKDIQKARDNPYAAKDSHEALLVGAAVGVGGDTEQRVAALVDAGVDVLVVDTAHGHSQGVIERAGWVKKHYPQVQVIAGNIVTGEAARALLDVGVDAVKVGVGPGSICTTRVVAGVGVPQITAIDLVASALKDEIPLIADGGIRYSGDIPKALAAGASSVMLGSMFAGTEESPGEVELFQGRSYKSYRGMGSIGAMQLGSKDRYFQDEADADKLVPEGIEGRVPYRGPLRNIIHQLIGGLRASMGYLGAATVDDVRHKAQFVKVTSAGVTEAHPHDIQITKEAPNYRLNS, from the coding sequence ATGCGCATCCTCGCCGAGGCCCTGACCTACGACGACGTCTATCTCGTTCCGGGCCATTCCGTCGTGCTTCCCCGCGACGTCGACACCTCCACCCGCTTCACCCGCAACCTGCGCCTGAACATTCCGATCGTGTCCGCCGCAATGGATACGGTTACCGAGGCGCGGCTGGCCATCACCATGGCGCAGCAGGGCGGCATCGGCATCATCCACAAGAACATGACCGCCGAGCAGCAGGCTGCCGAAGTGCGCCTGGTGAAGAAGTTCGAGGCCGGGGTGATCCGCAGCCCGATCACCGTGGGCCCGGACACTTCGATCCGCGAGGTGCTGCGGCTGACCCATGCGCACAACATCTCCGGCGTGCCGGTGGTCGAGGGCAGCAAGCTGGTCGGCATCGTCACCAGCCGCGACATGCGCTTCGAGCGCAAGCCCGAGGACCCGGTGCGCAACATCATGACCCGCCAGGACAAGCTGGTCACGGTGAAGGAGGGCGCCAGCCAGGACGAGGTGCTGCAGCTGCTGCACCGGCACCGCATCGAGAAGGTGCTGGTGGTCAATGACGCGTTCCAGCTGCGCGGGCTGATCACCGTGAAGGACATCCAGAAGGCGCGCGACAACCCGTACGCCGCCAAGGACAGCCACGAGGCGCTGCTGGTCGGCGCAGCGGTGGGCGTGGGCGGCGACACCGAACAGCGCGTGGCCGCGCTGGTCGACGCCGGCGTGGACGTGCTGGTGGTGGATACCGCGCACGGTCACTCGCAGGGCGTGATCGAGCGCGCCGGCTGGGTCAAGAAGCACTACCCGCAAGTGCAGGTGATCGCCGGCAACATCGTCACCGGCGAGGCGGCCCGCGCGCTGCTCGACGTGGGCGTGGACGCGGTCAAGGTGGGTGTGGGTCCCGGCTCGATCTGCACCACCCGCGTGGTCGCCGGCGTCGGCGTGCCGCAGATCACCGCGATCGATCTGGTCGCCAGCGCGCTGAAGGACGAGATCCCGCTGATCGCCGATGGCGGCATCCGCTACTCCGGCGACATCCCCAAGGCGCTCGCTGCTGGCGCGTCCAGCGTGATGCTCGGCTCGATGTTTGCCGGTACCGAGGAATCGCCGGGCGAGGTGGAACTGTTCCAGGGCCGCTCCTACAAGAGCTACCGCGGCATGGGTTCGATCGGCGCGATGCAGCTCGGCTCCAAGGATCGCTACTTCCAGGACGAGGCCGACGCCGACAAGCTGGTGCCCGAAGGCATCGAAGGCCGGGTGCCGTACCGCGGCCCGCTGCGCAACATCATCCACCAGCTGATCGGTGGCCTGCGCGCGTCGATGGGTTACCTGGGGGCGGCCACCGTCGACGACGTGCGGCACAAGGCGCAGTTCGTCAAGGTGACCTCCGCCGGCGTCACCGAGGCGCACCCGCACGACATCCAGATCACCAAGGAAGCGCCGAATTATCGGCTCAACTCGTAA
- the folD gene encoding bifunctional methylenetetrahydrofolate dehydrogenase/methenyltetrahydrofolate cyclohydrolase FolD, translating to MNARILDGKRIAQELLERVGVRVAARVAQGFPAPGLAVVLVGDDAASAVYVRNKRKACQQVGFRSFGYDLPASTSQEALFALIDRLNADPDVHGILVQSPLPAHIDEDALVDRIDPNKDVDGFQAINVGRLALRRFGLRPCTPKGVMTLLGHTDRPVRGQHAVVIGVSNHVGRPLVLELLIAGCTTTCCHKFTRDLECHVRQADIMIVAAGKPGLVKGEWIKPGAVVIDVGINRLDDGRLVGDVEFAPAAERASWITPVPGGVGPMTVATLMENTLEAAEAQATLRRVA from the coding sequence ATGAACGCACGCATCCTCGACGGCAAGCGCATCGCACAGGAACTGCTGGAGCGCGTCGGTGTGCGCGTCGCCGCCAGGGTGGCGCAGGGGTTTCCCGCGCCGGGGCTGGCGGTGGTGCTGGTGGGCGACGATGCGGCATCGGCGGTCTACGTGCGCAACAAGCGCAAGGCCTGCCAGCAGGTGGGCTTCCGTTCGTTCGGCTACGACCTGCCGGCCAGCACCAGCCAGGAAGCACTGTTCGCCCTGATCGACCGGCTCAACGCCGACCCGGACGTGCACGGCATCCTGGTGCAGTCGCCGCTGCCGGCACATATCGACGAGGATGCATTGGTCGACCGCATCGACCCGAACAAGGACGTCGACGGCTTCCAGGCGATCAACGTCGGGCGCCTGGCCTTGCGCCGTTTCGGCCTGCGCCCGTGCACGCCGAAGGGCGTGATGACCCTGCTCGGCCACACCGATCGCCCGGTGCGCGGCCAGCACGCGGTGGTGATCGGCGTGTCCAACCACGTGGGCCGTCCGCTGGTGCTGGAACTGCTGATCGCCGGCTGCACCACCACCTGCTGCCACAAGTTCACCCGCGACCTGGAATGCCACGTGCGCCAGGCCGACATCATGATCGTCGCTGCGGGCAAGCCGGGGCTGGTGAAGGGCGAGTGGATCAAGCCCGGCGCGGTGGTAATCGACGTGGGCATCAACCGGCTCGACGACGGCCGCCTGGTCGGCGACGTGGAATTCGCCCCGGCCGCCGAGCGCGCCAGCTGGATCACCCCGGTACCGGGCGGCGTCGGCCCGATGACGGTGGCCACGCTGATGGAGAACACGCTGGAAGCCGCCGAGGCGCAAGCCACACTGCGCCGGGTGGCCTGA